A genomic stretch from Acidobacteriota bacterium includes:
- a CDS encoding universal stress protein codes for MTFLKSKNILCPVDLSSVSYSIVKWAGLFARTFGVPVEVLYADWWEPPRYFTEAQIQQLSHQEQEGLKALRVDLESLVKSAAGDLAPYSINVVEGHPAERILDRAKELMSGLIVMGSHGRTGIARLRLGSVSEDVVRASACPVLIVKSVKDVGSVPRIENILCPINFTSLSQQSLEIGSEIASAFGARLWVVHAINHEEIKLDEVHQRICDWVPQVVRGRCGVSEVVRQGHPAEQIVLMAREHSADPIVMGAQHRPFLEFTALGTTTERVMRHSDASVLVVPVRNADTRD; via the coding sequence ATGACATTTCTTAAATCAAAGAACATCCTGTGCCCGGTCGATCTGAGCTCCGTTTCATACAGTATTGTCAAATGGGCGGGACTTTTCGCGCGAACCTTTGGCGTCCCCGTGGAGGTCCTCTACGCCGATTGGTGGGAGCCACCCCGCTACTTTACCGAAGCCCAGATCCAGCAGCTTTCACACCAGGAACAGGAAGGTTTGAAGGCCCTCCGGGTCGATCTGGAATCCCTTGTGAAATCGGCCGCAGGCGATCTTGCACCCTACAGCATCAACGTCGTCGAAGGTCATCCGGCGGAACGGATTCTGGATCGGGCAAAAGAGCTGATGAGCGGCCTGATTGTGATGGGGAGCCACGGCCGGACCGGCATAGCGAGGCTGCGCCTGGGTTCCGTATCCGAAGATGTTGTCCGGGCGTCTGCGTGCCCGGTCCTGATTGTGAAATCAGTAAAGGACGTGGGAAGCGTTCCAAGGATCGAAAATATTCTGTGTCCGATCAATTTCACCAGCTTGTCTCAACAGAGCCTGGAGATCGGATCGGAGATTGCCAGTGCCTTCGGCGCCAGACTGTGGGTGGTTCATGCAATAAACCACGAAGAAATCAAGTTGGATGAAGTTCACCAGCGCATCTGTGACTGGGTGCCGCAAGTTGTCCGAGGGCGCTGCGGCGTTTCGGAAGTGGTCCGCCAAGGCCACCCCGCCGAGCAGATTGTTCTGATGGCGCGTGAGCACTCGGCTGATCCCATCGTTATGGGAGCGCAGCATCGGCCATTTCTCGAATTTACCGCTTTAGGAACCACAACTGAAAGAGTGATGCGCCACAGTGATGCTTCTGTGCTCGTAGTTCCAGTGAGAAATGCGGATACCAGAGATTAA
- a CDS encoding TolC family protein, with protein MSLHPFEMWTPSESTSVTVITVVCRKSFENMAMRFVKHLNQAFAFRQPLAAVSIIGNLAILLALLLPPSLKAQTKAPAPAGPLSLPQAVDIALKHNPSVHAATAYADAARHAIDTARAGYLPQLNFSEGVTRGNNPVYVFGTLLTQRQFTAANFDLGFLNVPPPLDNFRTQFAASMSLYDFGRTSDRVRNARIEAQGGRSNVSRTEQNVVFDVIKAYLSGLLAREQIRVAEAAVAMAKADLQRAQAREQQGLAVASDVLSAQAQLAQAGEDLVRAQNAEAISLSVLNVAMGLPEDAPTQTDSKLATVQAPAEDLSSLQKQALKQRPDYHEAQLQAEQAGNSVSLARKEFLPRIDLMGSWELDNQTFASRGGNNWIAGATLTFNIFNGGARLAQIAQSRAYQQRAEAMRSQTESAVRLQVREAYLNLNAARQRVEVSRDAAAQAEESLRILQNRYGEGLATIMDVLRAETMRTSAQNNHLNAVYDLRLAVATLELATGALGPGSPAVTQ; from the coding sequence ATGTCACTTCACCCGTTTGAGATGTGGACACCCTCTGAAAGCACCTCAGTGACCGTGATCACCGTCGTTTGTCGAAAATCATTCGAGAATATGGCCATGAGATTTGTAAAACACCTGAATCAAGCTTTCGCCTTCCGGCAGCCTCTTGCGGCCGTAAGCATTATTGGAAATTTGGCTATTTTGTTGGCTTTGCTTTTACCGCCCTCCCTGAAGGCGCAGACAAAGGCACCGGCTCCCGCAGGCCCGCTGAGTCTGCCGCAGGCCGTCGATATTGCCCTGAAACACAACCCTTCGGTCCACGCCGCCACGGCATATGCAGACGCGGCACGACACGCCATCGACACAGCCAGGGCCGGTTATCTACCTCAACTGAATTTCTCAGAAGGAGTCACGCGCGGGAATAATCCCGTTTACGTGTTCGGCACACTGCTGACGCAGCGGCAATTTACGGCAGCTAATTTCGATCTCGGTTTCCTCAACGTGCCTCCGCCTCTTGACAATTTTCGCACGCAGTTTGCCGCCTCGATGTCGCTCTATGATTTCGGACGGACGTCCGACCGGGTCAGGAATGCCCGCATAGAGGCACAGGGTGGCCGCTCAAACGTCAGCCGAACCGAACAGAACGTGGTATTTGACGTTATCAAAGCCTATCTGTCCGGATTGCTTGCACGGGAACAGATCCGTGTTGCCGAGGCGGCAGTCGCCATGGCAAAGGCTGATCTCCAAAGGGCGCAGGCCAGAGAGCAGCAAGGGCTTGCAGTCGCCTCCGACGTGCTAAGTGCGCAGGCCCAGTTGGCACAGGCAGGGGAGGATCTGGTTCGCGCTCAAAACGCCGAGGCTATTTCCCTGTCGGTTCTGAATGTAGCCATGGGCCTGCCGGAGGATGCGCCGACCCAAACCGACAGCAAGTTGGCGACCGTTCAGGCTCCTGCAGAGGACCTCTCAAGCTTGCAAAAGCAGGCCCTTAAGCAGCGCCCCGATTACCATGAGGCCCAGCTCCAGGCGGAGCAGGCTGGGAATTCTGTCTCACTGGCCCGGAAAGAGTTTCTTCCCCGGATTGACTTGATGGGCTCGTGGGAACTGGACAATCAAACCTTTGCGTCTCGCGGCGGCAACAACTGGATAGCTGGTGCAACCCTGACCTTCAACATCTTTAATGGAGGGGCCCGGCTCGCGCAGATTGCCCAGTCCAGGGCCTACCAGCAACGGGCTGAAGCCATGCGCTCGCAGACGGAATCGGCAGTGCGCTTGCAGGTTCGTGAGGCCTATCTGAATCTCAATGCTGCACGCCAGCGTGTGGAGGTTTCGCGCGATGCTGCCGCGCAGGCCGAAGAGAGCCTGCGGATCCTGCAAAACCGATACGGCGAGGGCCTGGCAACCATCATGGATGTGTTGCGCGCGGAGACGATGCGAACCTCAGCCCAGAACAATCATCTGAACGCCGTCTATGACCTTCGTCTCGCGGTCGCCACACTGGAACTGGCCACGGGTGCGCTTGGGCCCGGTTCCCCGGCGGTGACCCAATAG
- a CDS encoding ArsR family transcriptional regulator translates to MASQSRHPNQNEKDLYRRHADFCKVIAHPTRLQIIDILQNGELAVTDLATKLQVAVGNLSQHLNLMKQRRVLESRKAGNSVIYRLANPKMIKACCLIREILFEQMERDTALLRKMDRSRAFEKRP, encoded by the coding sequence ATGGCAAGCCAATCACGGCATCCAAATCAGAATGAGAAGGACCTCTACCGGCGGCATGCGGACTTCTGCAAGGTCATTGCTCATCCCACGCGCCTGCAGATTATCGACATCCTGCAAAACGGCGAATTGGCCGTCACTGATCTTGCCACAAAGCTGCAGGTTGCGGTGGGAAACCTCTCGCAACATCTCAATCTGATGAAGCAACGCCGTGTGCTCGAATCCCGCAAGGCGGGTAACAGCGTCATCTACCGGCTGGCAAATCCCAAGATGATCAAAGCGTGTTGCCTGATTCGCGAAATCCTGTTTGAGCAGATGGAGCGAGACACCGCTCTGCTCAGGAAAATGGACCGTTCGCGCGCTTTTGAGAAAAGGCCGTGA
- a CDS encoding PEGA domain-containing protein, with amino-acid sequence MEGDLALQPRRGRCFLWRGDIRILKEWRIKMSHRLWVVCVIAVSSLTVPSLARGQSANGVSDQAPGPRRFPVYRYASAYQDAGSSSRYVYAPTPKANDSSQQQGNGSQAQGQNGNQNPTTNGAQNQNLNQAQSQKGQAPKKEEAPPEKPQYLTYTVEKKSIEEQAKSGKTLAVDFKSAPAGAVITVDGYFVGHTPATAQIPLGKHLVSITKWGYDTWSQELDVANGKDLSINPKLHKDW; translated from the coding sequence ATGGAAGGTGATCTTGCCCTGCAGCCTCGTCGAGGGCGTTGTTTCCTGTGGAGGGGAGATATACGAATTCTGAAGGAATGGAGAATTAAAATGTCACATCGGCTTTGGGTTGTATGTGTTATCGCAGTTTCTTCCCTCACTGTGCCGTCGCTCGCTCGGGGACAGAGTGCGAATGGTGTAAGCGATCAGGCTCCGGGCCCGCGCCGTTTTCCTGTTTACAGATATGCATCTGCTTATCAGGATGCGGGTTCGTCCTCACGCTATGTGTACGCCCCCACCCCCAAAGCGAATGACAGCAGCCAGCAGCAAGGCAATGGATCCCAGGCGCAGGGTCAAAACGGGAACCAGAACCCGACTACGAATGGAGCCCAGAACCAGAATCTAAACCAGGCCCAGAGCCAGAAGGGCCAGGCGCCGAAGAAAGAAGAGGCGCCCCCCGAAAAACCTCAATACCTGACCTACACAGTTGAGAAGAAATCGATTGAAGAGCAGGCAAAGTCCGGCAAAACGCTTGCCGTAGACTTCAAATCTGCTCCAGCCGGTGCAGTGATTACCGTTGATGGCTATTTTGTGGGGCACACCCCTGCCACGGCACAAATTCCACTTGGCAAGCATCTGGTTTCGATCACGAAGTGGGGCTACGACACGTGGTCGCAGGAACTGGATGTTGCTAATGGTAAGGATCTTAGCATTAATCCGAAACTGCACAAAGATTGGTAG
- a CDS encoding efflux RND transporter periplasmic adaptor subunit: MKRQNDLQLILAITAAALLAACAPVKEAKETSPPVVTGVSVVTVHSQSTTEYYEAVGTIKPEITSVLGAEISGTVRKISVKEGDRVRRGQVLAVIDSRAQQAQLEAASAGIEESDQGLEEVRQALQAAEADRKFAEATFQRYKALLAKTSVSQQEYDNAETRYKGAIANEMAAQAKLKQMEARQRQAQAQHSSAATMLSYSRIVSPIDGVVTAKSVDEGTLVMPGTPLITVEQTGNFRLDAGLPERFLGLVHVGESVPATLGPQQVEGRVVEVVPAADPSTRTFVARVLLPRECKCQSGQYGSAKFAIGAGDRLLVPSNALVQRGELEGLFVVDSKGVAYYRLVKTGKTFGSQIEILSGLDDGERVAVSKIGQLSDGIRVQTS; encoded by the coding sequence ATGAAAAGACAAAATGACTTGCAATTGATATTAGCCATAACGGCCGCAGCACTTTTGGCAGCGTGTGCGCCAGTTAAAGAAGCAAAAGAAACGTCTCCACCCGTAGTTACTGGCGTTTCCGTTGTTACGGTCCATTCGCAATCGACCACTGAATATTACGAGGCTGTGGGAACTATAAAGCCTGAAATTACCAGCGTGCTGGGCGCCGAAATCAGCGGTACGGTGAGAAAAATCTCGGTGAAAGAAGGAGATCGAGTCAGGCGCGGGCAGGTGCTCGCCGTGATTGACTCTCGCGCCCAGCAGGCCCAGCTTGAAGCCGCATCTGCCGGCATCGAGGAAAGCGACCAGGGATTAGAGGAAGTCAGGCAGGCCCTCCAGGCCGCGGAAGCCGATCGGAAATTCGCTGAGGCAACTTTCCAGCGCTATAAGGCGCTGCTGGCCAAGACGTCCGTAAGCCAGCAGGAATACGACAACGCGGAGACCCGTTACAAGGGAGCAATAGCCAACGAAATGGCAGCCCAGGCGAAGTTGAAGCAGATGGAGGCCCGCCAACGCCAGGCGCAGGCCCAGCACAGTTCAGCGGCAACCATGCTCAGCTATTCGCGCATTGTCTCGCCAATCGATGGCGTGGTCACGGCGAAGTCCGTCGATGAAGGCACGCTGGTGATGCCGGGCACGCCTCTGATTACGGTTGAACAGACCGGAAATTTCCGGCTCGATGCCGGTCTCCCGGAGCGTTTCCTCGGTTTGGTCCATGTGGGTGAATCGGTCCCGGCCACGCTTGGCCCCCAACAGGTGGAGGGGCGGGTCGTCGAAGTCGTTCCCGCCGCCGACCCTTCCACGCGCACCTTTGTTGCCAGAGTTTTGCTTCCCAGAGAATGCAAATGCCAGTCGGGCCAATACGGATCGGCAAAGTTTGCAATTGGCGCAGGCGACCGGCTGCTGGTTCCTTCTAATGCTCTGGTCCAGCGAGGAGAACTCGAGGGCCTCTTTGTGGTCGATTCGAAAGGTGTCGCCTACTACCGGCTGGTTAAGACCGGAAAGACTTTCGGCAGCCAGATTGAAATTCTGTCCGGGCTTGATGATGGTGAACGCGTTGCTGTCTCAAAGATCGGTCAACTCAGTGACGGAATTCGGGTCCAAACGTCATGA
- a CDS encoding lytic transglycosylase domain-containing protein: MRTGSLGKSLGLIAVIGGILSISAWVTYLTWPRKLDISVQPVLPIIKVEGGALAVQLRTDALLAKVGDYSSELEAYLHFEYLKAHAGLDGSRVLLTVKNAGAGPHYQIFLVLDNDLLSDVPYLGGLKAKGYIPDFELYPISFEGLARRRLETAVFLGSYNPTGALPLSDVPPTRLLEPLASFLVFKSMTDRRVRENIQPVPTTLSNDQAKELAADTLDVVHFYGLPLEVFLGIGAMENNYMNVRGDLDHAVWKRRPQRGDIVLRRTQSRVLVSDYAMGVWQITRETLRRAHELYLGDKRDYSALPPRLRPSKQLSFDLDNSEVLTTYAGLLLRHLLDKSDGDIAKAVGAYNGSFEKPNYQYAAGVEAVALYARDFLERAAHLDGMNVAKSWLARPALPERAQKAATGTPSPSRQGSGPDSQ, translated from the coding sequence ATGCGGACTGGTTCTCTGGGCAAAAGCCTTGGACTCATCGCCGTAATTGGAGGCATCCTCTCTATTTCCGCCTGGGTCACGTATCTCACCTGGCCACGAAAGCTTGATATCAGCGTCCAGCCGGTGCTTCCCATCATAAAGGTGGAGGGCGGTGCCCTGGCCGTCCAACTCCGCACGGATGCTCTGCTTGCAAAGGTTGGTGACTACAGCTCTGAGCTCGAGGCATATCTCCATTTTGAATACTTAAAAGCGCATGCCGGACTTGACGGCTCGCGAGTTTTGCTGACCGTGAAAAACGCCGGCGCGGGTCCGCATTATCAGATTTTTCTGGTGCTCGATAACGACCTTCTTTCAGACGTTCCCTATCTGGGGGGCCTGAAAGCCAAAGGCTACATCCCTGACTTCGAGCTTTACCCGATCAGCTTTGAAGGTCTTGCCCGCCGGCGCCTGGAAACAGCGGTTTTTCTGGGCAGCTACAATCCCACGGGGGCTCTCCCACTTTCTGATGTGCCGCCGACGCGCCTACTGGAGCCACTGGCCAGCTTCCTCGTATTCAAGTCCATGACGGACCGGCGTGTTCGGGAAAACATTCAGCCTGTCCCTACAACCCTTTCCAATGACCAGGCAAAGGAGCTGGCAGCAGACACTCTTGATGTCGTACATTTCTACGGCCTTCCATTGGAGGTCTTCCTGGGAATCGGGGCCATGGAGAACAATTATATGAACGTCCGCGGCGATCTGGACCACGCTGTCTGGAAGAGACGGCCGCAGCGCGGCGATATCGTCCTCAGGCGTACGCAATCGCGGGTATTGGTCAGCGATTACGCCATGGGCGTGTGGCAGATCACGCGCGAAACCTTACGGCGAGCGCACGAACTCTACCTGGGAGACAAGCGGGATTACTCAGCCCTGCCGCCCCGTCTCCGGCCATCGAAGCAGCTCAGCTTCGACCTGGACAATTCCGAAGTGCTCACCACCTATGCGGGCCTGCTGCTCCGCCATCTCCTGGACAAGAGCGACGGCGACATTGCCAAAGCGGTGGGAGCTTATAACGGCAGTTTTGAAAAACCCAACTACCAGTACGCCGCCGGCGTCGAGGCGGTTGCACTTTATGCGCGCGACTTTCTGGAACGCGCGGCGCATCTGGACGGAATGAACGTCGCGAAATCCTGGCTGGCGCGGCCCGCATTGCCCGAGCGCGCACAAAAGGCCGCGACAGGCACACCCTCGCCATCGCGACAGGGTTCGGGTCCCGATTCGCAATAA
- a CDS encoding efflux RND transporter permease subunit, whose protein sequence is MNKSEIGIAGRVARYFINSKLTPLLMVFAVLMGVFAIYETPREEDPQIVVPMMDVFVGMPGSSAEEVEQRVTTPMERLIWEIPGVDYVYSMSYTGQSMVIVRFKVGENEEASIVKLYNKLYSNFDLIPPGATQPLIKPRTIYDVPVLALTFWSNRYDDYQIRRVAAEVDREVQTVQDVSVTQILGGQKREIRVMLSPAKMAAHGVAPAAIVPILNMTNQELPSGGFASGNREYRVETGDFLRTADDVGKVVIGVSHGRAIYLRDISTVVDGPAEPSSYVLFGFGKAGKGTGPSIAGEFPAVTLSVSKLKGTNAAATADEVLKMVNKLKGTVIPKDVNLTVTRNYGQSAEDKSNELLEHLLIATLSVTLLIALALGWRPSIVVLAAVPVTLALALFVFYIYGYTLNRVTLFALIFSIGILVDDAIVVVENIARHFHLPQNKGRPLVDVAVEAVDEVGNPTILATFTVIAAVFPMAFVQGLMGPYMRPIPIGASMAMIFSMLVAFVVSPWAALRVLVHRKPDGHEGEAAGPDRLQKIYRRVVTPLIKDSRKRLYFLGGVILLLLLVMVMPLAKLVLVKMLPFDNKSEFQVIVDMPEGTTLEQTALVTRAVARRIAEEPEVVNYVEYIGIAAPYDFNGLVRHYFLREGPNKAEIYVDLLPKSGRETQSHDIAKRVRLAIDPIGAKYAAKLKVAEIPPGPPVMATLVAEVYGPDSSGQIAVARQILDDFKKTPGVVDVDWSVEAPQRKLRFVVDKQKAALNEVSAEQIAQTLRLALHGSVVGIAHLPNEREDVNIFLQVPRAERSSANSLGEIQVASRNGTLVPLSELTDVKEETIEQTIYHKNLKPVVYVMGDVAGHEESPVYAMIRLAKELDKIKAPGGTSVERYLTQQPFLANNYSMKWDGEWQITYEVFRDLGFAFLVALILIYGIVVGWFQSFIVPLVIMAPIPLTLVGILPAHALMGAFFTATSIIGVIALAGIIVRNSILVVDFIELRLAQGMPLEESVVDAGAVRFRPILLTAAAVVVGALVILSDPIFRGLAIALIAGAVASTLLSQIAVPVLYYLTARRKHEAAKQKEPAGGRNDIS, encoded by the coding sequence ATGAACAAGAGTGAAATCGGCATAGCGGGCCGCGTAGCCCGCTACTTTATCAACTCAAAACTGACTCCGCTGCTGATGGTGTTTGCCGTCCTGATGGGCGTGTTCGCGATCTATGAAACGCCCCGCGAAGAAGATCCCCAAATCGTCGTCCCGATGATGGACGTCTTTGTGGGGATGCCGGGCTCGAGCGCCGAGGAAGTCGAGCAGCGGGTGACGACCCCCATGGAAAGGCTGATCTGGGAAATACCCGGCGTTGATTACGTCTACTCGATGTCGTACACCGGCCAGAGCATGGTGATTGTCCGTTTCAAGGTGGGCGAAAACGAGGAAGCCTCAATTGTCAAGCTTTACAATAAGCTTTACTCGAATTTCGATCTGATTCCTCCAGGCGCCACGCAGCCCTTGATCAAACCCCGAACCATCTACGACGTGCCGGTCCTTGCACTGACTTTCTGGAGTAATCGCTACGATGACTACCAGATCCGCCGGGTGGCCGCGGAGGTTGACCGGGAGGTACAGACCGTTCAGGACGTCTCAGTCACACAGATCCTGGGCGGCCAGAAGCGAGAAATTCGGGTGATGCTCAGTCCTGCCAAAATGGCGGCGCACGGCGTGGCACCCGCAGCCATCGTTCCTATTCTGAATATGACCAATCAGGAGCTTCCCTCGGGCGGATTTGCCTCCGGAAATCGCGAATACCGCGTGGAAACAGGCGATTTCCTGCGCACGGCGGATGATGTGGGCAAGGTTGTCATTGGCGTATCGCACGGCCGCGCGATTTATCTTCGTGATATCTCCACGGTGGTTGACGGTCCGGCCGAGCCTTCCAGCTACGTCCTGTTCGGTTTCGGGAAGGCCGGAAAGGGCACAGGACCGAGTATTGCCGGTGAGTTTCCTGCCGTTACGTTGTCCGTATCCAAGCTTAAGGGCACGAACGCGGCGGCCACGGCAGACGAAGTCCTGAAAATGGTCAACAAATTGAAGGGCACCGTGATTCCGAAAGACGTGAACCTTACCGTTACGCGGAATTACGGGCAATCGGCAGAAGACAAGTCCAACGAACTGCTCGAACATCTGCTGATTGCAACCCTGTCCGTCACGCTGCTCATTGCGCTCGCTCTGGGCTGGCGGCCCTCGATCGTGGTGCTCGCGGCCGTGCCTGTAACTCTTGCCCTCGCATTGTTCGTCTTCTACATCTACGGCTACACACTGAACCGCGTCACGCTCTTTGCGTTGATTTTTTCCATCGGCATTCTGGTGGACGACGCCATCGTTGTGGTTGAAAACATCGCGCGACACTTCCATCTGCCGCAGAACAAGGGTCGCCCACTGGTCGATGTGGCCGTGGAAGCGGTGGATGAAGTCGGCAACCCTACGATTCTTGCCACCTTTACAGTAATTGCCGCGGTCTTCCCCATGGCCTTCGTGCAGGGCTTGATGGGCCCGTATATGCGGCCGATCCCCATCGGCGCATCCATGGCGATGATTTTCTCAATGCTGGTGGCATTTGTGGTTTCGCCGTGGGCAGCCCTGCGCGTTCTGGTGCACAGAAAACCTGATGGGCATGAGGGCGAGGCTGCAGGCCCGGACCGTCTGCAGAAAATTTATCGAAGGGTAGTCACGCCGCTGATTAAAGACAGCAGGAAACGCCTGTACTTCCTGGGAGGCGTCATTCTCCTGCTCCTTCTTGTGATGGTGATGCCGCTGGCGAAGCTGGTGCTCGTCAAGATGCTTCCGTTCGATAACAAGAGTGAATTTCAGGTGATTGTCGATATGCCGGAGGGGACCACGCTCGAGCAGACGGCCCTTGTAACCCGTGCTGTCGCCCGCAGGATTGCCGAAGAACCGGAAGTGGTCAATTATGTCGAATACATTGGCATTGCAGCGCCTTACGATTTTAACGGCCTGGTCCGCCACTACTTTCTGCGCGAGGGACCGAACAAGGCAGAAATCTACGTTGACCTTCTACCAAAATCCGGCCGGGAGACGCAAAGTCACGACATTGCCAAGCGCGTTCGGCTCGCGATTGATCCCATTGGGGCAAAGTATGCCGCCAAGCTGAAGGTCGCAGAGATCCCGCCAGGTCCGCCAGTGATGGCGACCCTGGTGGCCGAAGTTTACGGACCGGACTCCAGCGGTCAGATTGCTGTGGCGCGCCAGATATTGGACGACTTCAAGAAGACGCCGGGGGTTGTGGACGTGGACTGGAGCGTGGAGGCGCCTCAACGCAAGCTTCGCTTTGTGGTGGACAAGCAGAAGGCAGCCCTAAATGAAGTCTCTGCGGAACAGATCGCTCAGACTCTGCGGCTTGCGCTACACGGCAGTGTTGTGGGCATCGCGCACCTTCCCAATGAACGCGAGGACGTCAACATCTTCCTGCAGGTTCCGCGCGCTGAACGGTCAAGCGCCAACAGCCTGGGTGAAATTCAGGTCGCCTCCAGAAACGGAACCCTGGTTCCGCTCAGTGAGCTCACCGATGTCAAAGAAGAGACGATTGAGCAGACCATCTATCATAAGAACCTCAAGCCGGTGGTGTACGTTATGGGCGATGTGGCTGGACATGAAGAGAGCCCCGTGTATGCAATGATCCGGCTTGCAAAGGAGCTGGACAAAATCAAAGCTCCCGGCGGAACCAGCGTAGAGCGTTATCTGACCCAGCAGCCTTTTCTTGCCAACAACTATTCAATGAAGTGGGACGGAGAGTGGCAGATCACCTATGAGGTGTTCCGTGATCTGGGTTTCGCGTTCCTGGTGGCCTTGATTCTGATCTACGGCATCGTTGTCGGTTGGTTCCAATCTTTCATTGTGCCTCTCGTAATCATGGCGCCCATCCCTCTGACGCTGGTGGGTATTCTGCCGGCCCACGCGCTTATGGGCGCGTTCTTTACGGCGACATCTATCATCGGCGTCATTGCGTTGGCAGGCATCATTGTCAGGAACTCTATTCTGGTTGTGGATTTTATTGAATTGCGCCTTGCGCAGGGGATGCCTCTGGAAGAATCCGTCGTGGACGCAGGCGCCGTGCGTTTCCGGCCCATTCTTCTTACGGCAGCCGCAGTTGTAGTTGGCGCTCTCGTGATCCTTTCCGATCCTATCTTTCGCGGCCTGGCTATCGCCCTGATTGCGGGTGCCGTTGCCTCCACGCTGCTCTCGCAAATTGCTGTCCCTGTTTTGTATTACTTGACGGCCCGCCGGAAGCACGAGGCGGCAAAACAAAAGGAACCGGCCGGAGGTCGGAATGACATTTCTTAA
- a CDS encoding B12-binding domain-containing radical SAM protein, with product MRVLFYVPDNRITHSYMPTLWPYVLKSLTPPGHTVTTLDGNVVRMDPAELAEYVSREKFDLVGIGGMTRTIHRSYAVADSVRAIGVPVVMGGPHVTEEPEEALEHADGVACGEADDLWPQMLKDFEAGHLQPVYRSCEKPSLENYPRIPWEQTDFRQFSVLPGWASRTLRALGWGRFDVSISPVETGRGCPYRCDFCTVSPFFGEKIRFRTNENVIDELKLLKRLGRTLVFFVDDNFAINPRRAKSLMRSMIEADIRIPWVAQISMNLLRDQELLDLMKQSKCICVFIGLESVLPESLKEVSKTFNKPEEYGEIIGQLQRRGICCVTAFIVGIDGDRPGVARKTWEVVQNWPPGFFPVFSQLTPLPGTPLYKSLRDQGRLEERHWLNYRPYGAAFTPKHMAPAQLESEVRTAWGLAYSAEGIYRRVSRMTEMRFVSKLIYVFATLAFRGIYFRQMTARAWLKLIWQNRSSVREVFSLRSFTHHGTAPVSENYSPPVQSASPSEMPGS from the coding sequence TTGCGTGTTCTCTTCTACGTTCCCGACAATCGAATCACACACAGTTACATGCCGACTCTGTGGCCTTACGTTCTCAAATCACTGACTCCTCCGGGCCACACCGTCACAACCCTCGATGGCAACGTCGTCCGAATGGATCCCGCAGAACTTGCCGAGTATGTCTCCCGAGAAAAATTTGACCTGGTCGGCATTGGGGGAATGACTCGAACCATCCACAGGTCCTACGCGGTCGCAGACAGCGTCCGCGCGATTGGCGTGCCAGTGGTGATGGGAGGTCCGCACGTCACCGAAGAGCCCGAAGAGGCACTTGAACACGCCGACGGCGTCGCCTGCGGAGAGGCCGACGATCTTTGGCCACAGATGCTGAAGGATTTTGAGGCGGGCCACCTGCAGCCTGTTTACCGTTCCTGCGAAAAACCCAGCCTTGAAAACTACCCGCGCATCCCCTGGGAGCAGACAGATTTCAGGCAGTTCAGCGTGTTGCCAGGCTGGGCATCCAGGACCTTGCGGGCATTGGGCTGGGGACGTTTTGACGTCAGCATCTCGCCGGTCGAAACCGGCCGGGGCTGCCCTTACCGCTGCGATTTCTGCACTGTCAGTCCATTTTTCGGGGAAAAGATCCGCTTTCGCACCAATGAAAATGTGATTGATGAACTTAAGCTGCTCAAACGCCTGGGGCGTACGCTGGTCTTTTTTGTCGACGACAACTTTGCCATCAATCCGCGCCGCGCTAAATCCCTGATGCGGTCCATGATCGAAGCGGACATCCGGATACCCTGGGTCGCACAAATCTCAATGAACCTTTTGCGCGATCAGGAATTGCTGGATTTGATGAAGCAGTCCAAGTGCATCTGTGTGTTTATTGGCCTCGAGTCTGTCCTGCCGGAAAGCCTGAAGGAAGTGAGCAAGACCTTCAACAAGCCCGAGGAGTATGGTGAAATTATCGGACAGCTCCAGCGCCGGGGGATTTGCTGTGTCACGGCTTTCATTGTGGGAATTGATGGCGACCGCCCTGGCGTGGCGCGCAAAACGTGGGAAGTTGTCCAGAACTGGCCTCCGGGGTTCTTTCCTGTATTCAGCCAGCTCACGCCCCTCCCGGGAACTCCGCTTTATAAATCATTGCGTGACCAGGGTCGGCTTGAGGAGCGCCACTGGCTCAACTATCGTCCCTATGGCGCAGCCTTCACTCCCAAGCATATGGCGCCTGCCCAGCTCGAAAGCGAGGTGCGCACTGCCTGGGGCCTGGCTTACAGCGCCGAAGGGATTTACCGCCGCGTGAGCCGCATGACGGAGATGCGGTTTGTCTCCAAACTGATTTACGTGTTCGCCACTCTGGCTTTCCGCGGCATCTATTTCCGCCAGATGACCGCCCGTGCGTGGCTGAAGCTGATCTGGCAGAACCGTAGTTCCGTGCGGGAGGTCTTTTCCCTGCGCTCGTTCACACACCATGGGACCGCTCCCGTTTCGGAAAATTATTCACCGCCTGTACAAAGCGCATCGCCTTCTGAGATGCCGGGCTCTTAA